GGAGTGAGACTGTATATATGCATGAATTTAGTCTATTtatgtaatttgcatttttaataaggcAAGGAGGACTGGGTTGGATCACCTGACTAGTCTGGATTGTGAGCTGTGAATGGAAGTGACTGTCAAGAACTGTGGAGGCTCTGAGATTTTACCTTCCTTGAAGCTGACAAATTAGCCCACTACAGTCATGGATGCTGGTAGAAGAGGTGAGACTCCAGGGTCAGAGATGAAGGATGGTTTATTACAGCAATAGCAGTGGCCAGAATATCATTGTTTTTGCATCATTTCCCTGAGCTCCAGTTCCCACAGTGTGGTGTGAAGAGGGCAGGAGGACATGTGCTCACACAGTGGGTTCTGTTATAGTAGGGGAACCTGAGTTTAGTTCAGAGAACTCTGAGTTTCTCTGTGGGCAGTGAACATGCCTTCCCTTTGTTCCAAGGGTGTCTCTGTCTTACAAGGCTGTTTGTATAGTCCAGAACAAAGGATAGTCAGTGCCACACTCACAAGAAGTAGAGAAGCACGAGAGACCTATGGAGAATTGTCTCCTTACAGTGATGTCCTTCACTTCTGGTCAGGGACAGCCATGAGCAGGCATGAGCTCTCTAGGTCCCTCCCATGTCTGCTGGGGAAACAACATGCTTGGCTGTTGAGTTCCTAGCAGCATGGGTTCCTGGGGAAGGCTGGAGCTGGGGCACCGTACCCCCAACTTTCTGTGGACTGAGATTTCAGAGCTATTTCTGAAGCCTAACCTAGCTTATCCTAACACACAGCCATGGAATATAAAGGACTCTTCTTGCTGATAGAGTTCCATATCCATTTACATGTATAGAAAAGATGTAGACATTGAAGAGTCAGTGGATTAAGTCGATCTACTGTAAAATCTTTGGctctttaattttaaatctaaGTGTAAGGTATTTCCGTTCTGTTACTCTGTTtgaacttgatttaaaaattgttaagttagtaagtatttttatataacGAAAGGCAAACTCTTCTACTAAAGGCATTGAgatcaggatacctgggtggctcagtgattgagcgtctgcctttggctcaggtcacgatcccagggtcctaggatcgagtcccacactgggctccctgcagagaccctgcttctcactctatgtctctgcctctctgtgtatgtatctcatgaatgaataaataaaatctttaaaaaaaataaaggcattgaGATGAAATTTGCGCCTCTGTGATTCAGAGGAGCATATTTTACTTGGATGTACCTACAAATTCAGGCCATCCACGTTTTAACCTTTAGTATCTATCAACTTCATGACCACTCCCAACATGGAGGACATAGGACTATATTCATTTCTTAGGGTTGCCacaacaaatgaccacaaactgggtggcttcacTCAGAACACAGAAATGTATTCCCTAAGAGTTTAGGAGATGAGAAATCTGAAATTAAGGTGTGGGCAATGttggctccttctggaggctctcaCAGAGAATCTGTTTCATGCCTCTCTCACAGCTTCTGGTATAGTTGGAGCAGTACTTACTGTTCCGTGACTTGTAGCTGCATCATTCtgatctctgcttctgtcctcacatggctttcCTTCCCAGGTCTGTGTATATTCGGTCACAGAAATCTAAGCACACAAGTCACTGGCTTTAAGAACCACCCTTATATAGTAAGACCTTGTCTTAGCTAATTACATTTGGAAAGACCTTCTTTACAACGGAGTCACATTCTGAAATATTGGCTGGATGTGAATTTTTGGATGGCAGGGCTCAACCTAGTATATACCCAACATAGATAGGCATGAAAGCATTTATTTGACATGtatgaaaatttgaaaactaaCTCAGGCAATTTACCTAAAAGTATATTTCATAATCAGAGCATTGTTCCTCATTAATACCTGACTTGAGCACTGCCATTTATTTTCCAAGatattttcttaccttttatCATCACCTATATCCCATACTCAAACATGCAAAACACCAATTAAAGGGTATGCCTAATTTTCAGAAGACAAAGTGAGCATAGTCAGTTTAAATGACTATTCTGTGCTAATAACTGGCAGAAGCAGGATGCAAAATCAGGTCTCTGACTTTCAAGTTAAGCTGTTTACCATCAGAGTGCCTTAGAAACAGCTTTATTGTGTGATCCAGTTATTGCTATAACTGCTATTAAGTACAAGTATTTTAGCTTAGGCGCTATGCCATAGATGGGGTAGCTTAAACAGCAGAcattaatttctcacagttctagtgGTTGCTGAGTTCAGGGTCAAGCAGATTTGACTCCTGGTGAGGGTCTTCCTCCTAGCTGGTAACTCTATCTTCACatggcaaagagaaaattctggtcttcttatcttttactttttatttctttaaaagcttttattttaattccagttaactaacatacagtgttacattagtttcaggtgtaccatatagtaattggtctttcttcctttttataaacACTAATCCCATCACGAAAGCCTTATTATTCCcttgacctcatctaaacctaactGCCTCCCAAAGGACCCACAACCAAATAACATTATACTGGGGATTattagagcttcaacataggGATTTAGGAAGGGACACAAACATATAATCCATAACATACACTTGGTTGGTGAGTTACATATCCCAGAATTTTTCCAAGATATATATGCCTATCTCAGATTGTAAGTtgtctgagttttgttttatgtGCATGTTTTTGGTGCAGCTGTGAGTTTGTGTACATCAGATAGTATAAgctcaagaagaaatgaaagaggtcCAGTGTTTTACTGAACCAGAATTACTTACTTGAACTATGCTTTGCAATAAGGATGAatatttcattattgcttttaaGAATGTAGAAGTTACCAGTTTattccaaagttttgttttgtaatcattgtttatgtttaatttttaaagtactattattttttaaatactataataTTAAGTCAAACATATCTCAccaagactaattttttttcttgtgaaaacaATACATATTGCCCCAAAGCGAAAATAAGCATAGAGTACAATAAACAGCTCCTTCGTAGCTGCGCTTTTGGCATTTACCCAAGGACTCTTGAGGAACTATCAAATTATATGTCTTTGAAGCTTAGCCAGATCTCTTAATGAAACCAAATCATGCTGAAGTTCTTAAAGCTAATTTAAATctcaaattgtacattttaaattaagtttttattgataataaatatactttatttcttattaGCCTTGAAAGCTTGAGTGATAATATCAGTAGAATAAACATGTTTTACAAAGATTTACCATTAAGATGCTATTAATATGACCCTTGATACACCAGCACAATTAGATTTCAAAGTAAGCGTTTACGGAGTAACAGCGATTAATGACAACCATCGAAAACAATTTTGAACTCCATCAGTTTAACTCAGGAGGGTAAACTTAATATGATAATTCATCTAGTTGAATTGTATCAGCTTAGCAGGAAAGTATGTAAATATGTGACCCTTACCTAGTTTCTAAATGGCTGCTGTGCTGATAGATTTATCAGTTCCATTAAAGAACTTTGGGGAACTTTGGAATTTCAGCAATTGTTCCCCTGGAAGCTGAGAACCCAACCTGATCTCATACTGGGACCATTCTGGTCTGCatatttccataatttgcctTTGCTACTAATATGACAGCAAGACACAAATAACTGTTTCTAATAATATCAGATGGAGTTGTGGAGGACAGCATTTTAATGTAGTAAAAGACCTCCCCGTGGGGTTGTTATTGCTACTATAGAACAGCAGCTACACAGTTGCAACTGTAGTCTCTTAATTGATTCGTTTAATTAGCAAGAGCTGAAGCTTAGGCTGTATCTTGTCATCTGATATCATAGGATCCAAAATCTGCATTATTCATATTTATAGATAGATGTATAAACATCATCAAaaagttctctttcttctgaAAACTCACatatggatattgaattttgatAGAGTAAACTCCTATTTGTTTGAACTccaaataattggaaaatgaaaggaaCTATGTTTGTTATTGTTCTTCTGAGTCAGTACTCTTGAGAAGTAAATGATGTCATATAGTTTTGGGTTATTATTGTCTTCCAAAAATAAACTTCCAGGGAACTTGTTCAGTCTTGTATACCTTACAGATTCGTAAGCAGCCCTTCTATTTACATCGTGTCTGGCTCCTCTAATCTCCATCCGCCGTCTCTCCCTTCTGTAGCCCATTCCTTTCCCTGTATTAATAAGGTTTGAGGAGTAAACGACGGCTTATTGGGATTTCTGGCATGGTCATCCGTGTCCCAGCCTGCCTTTGCAGTCATCCTGAGTGCTGCTGCTTTAGGCTTTCCATGTGTGCCCACCCCTTGACTGAATTGCCTCTATGGGATTTGCTCACCCCACCTACCTGTGCTGGTCTCGGTTTCCTTGGATGGGGAAAACTGGCGTAAAATCCTACAGCCTTCGGCAGAGACCCACTTCCACCCCATCCACGCAGGGCTTTATCCCCACTTGGGGCATGTTCTCTTTATTCCTGATCCTTTTCCTGTCCAGCCATAGACATCAGGATGAAAGCCACAGAGCAGACATTTTGTGGAAGAGTGATgagtctttctgtttttgtttttgtttttagaaagggagagacagagacagggagaggggaaaTGGGAGAGAAATGATCCTAAGCAGGTTCTACcccccagtgcagagcccaatataggacttgatctcacaaccctacgaccatgacctaaactgaagtcAAGAGTCCAGCCTTAACCccctgagtcactcaggcacccccaagtatttctgttctttagatacattttataatactaagaaaaagtaattttatagcATTCTGTCTTGCCTTTCCCCCACATAATGCGAAATTTCAACCAAAATGTCACTAAAATAAGATTTTAGGAAATGGGCTTTAAATGCTTTCCTACTCTTGAACATTGTTTTTTGGTAACATGTTCTATGTACCATGTAACCAACCCAAGAACAAACTTTTGGGAGGTAACTGAGTTTACTTTTCTAGCCTTTTGAAATTGGCATTTTGTATATCATATGAAACTGCAATTATTAATATCCCATTATGTGATGCATTttgaacaaaacatttaaagaaatcacaGACTGCCTGCTGTACTATGTGCTAGGAAGTGTCCTGGATGAATGTGATTTGGTCTCTGCCCTTAAACAGTGTACTGGGTCCAGGTGACACAGACTGGTCTCATGAGTACATGGTAAGTGTGAGATGGGTTATGTATAGGGCAAGGAGATAGCAGAGGAAATTATAGAttagtttatttcttcttctgataCAAAACCCAAGACCATATGTTCAGAAGCTGTGCTCCGTGACGATAgtagagaaacaaaggaaataaaataaatggaggtACAGAGGCTTGTGGGTGACCAGATGTTTAAAGAAGAGTAGGTTGCCTAGTGAGGGTAGCAAGCCAGTGGCCAAGGTCTGTGTTGAAGGTGAAACTGGAATAGTGGGAGCTGGATGATGCAGAGCCATGCCAGGGAGATTGGACCCTATTCTCTAGACTTTGAAGGATTTGAAAGAAGAGAGGTGTGATTTGTTTTATGTTGATTTTAAAGAGAACTTGTGGGAACAAACGAAGAGGGTGCACTTGAGAGACTCCTTGAGGACCCAGGGTCCAGTGATATGTGTTAGACAGATTCAAAGATGATTCTGAGATTTCCAGATGTGATAACTAAGTTacccaaaggagaaaaacaggaagaggagaagaattATACCAGAGAAAAGGTGGGATAGGTAATGACTTAGATTTTTGACTGTTTTCAGTTTGAAATACCAGGGAGACATCTCTGATGTCAGGGACATTTCTAGTCTGGAGATCAGGAAAAAGATTAAGGATGAGCATGTTATTTGGCACTTGGTCAACATGCAGAGATGAGATCTGAGGCTTGCAGTAGCTGAGATTGTCCATGGGGATGGGATggtgaagaagagaaaaggccCAGATCAGACCCCTGGGAAAGTCCACATCTGAGGAGGAGGCTCTGAGTCTCTATAATATCATTGTTAAAATGGCATTACCTATTgtccaaataatttatattatatgtgGCTATTAGAAGTTAACTTAATGTAACCTCAGTCATGATTTCACATTATCCTAGGGTATCACTAATTATTTCAAAGTGTCTCAAAATCCTGCTGCCATCTGCCAGagatccttaaaataaaattaattttaataaataacatcATGTCTTACATTTGTATGATGCTTTAGGGTTTTAGAATGCTTATTTGAATCTATTCACTTTCTGAAACAAGGCATATAGCAGCTTAGACTTCGTTGTAAAAATAAGGCACACAGCACTCTGAAATGTCaatgataaatatttgcaattattgAGTTACATGTTCACAAGAAATTTCCAGAAACCACTCCCAAGATGTTCATGGATGTTGAGGTAGGCTGCTAAATAAAGCTTGATTCTCTGAGTCTGAATCTCCTACATGCCAACTTTGTGAATTTGaccaagttacttaacctccctggtcctcagtattttttttttatcagcagaACATCTACTTCTATAGAAGTTGTGAGGGTTTAATAAGAAAGTGTTTATAAAATGCCAAAGAATAATAGGTACTTGACATATAGTAGCTTGACATATAGTAcagcaccccccaaaaaatatttaatatttaatacactTTCCCTTTGCTTCATTTTGCCCTGTggggtttatttttctccttttgcttgCTTGCCTGGAGACCTGTTGTCATCTGAGATTGTACTCTCCATTGAGATCATACTGGGTGCTCAGTTTGCAGaaaaattcagaaggaaaatatttctcttttatttgaaaagtctAATTATTGTTCTTAGGTTTATGACCATTAACCTCTCACAGTTCATGTACTAATATAAAGCATGTATTTAATCCTTCAGATACTTGTGAAGGTTTGTGGCCTTTAGATGCTTAAGAACATTCACTTCCTTCAAGAGTGAGGATGTTTACCACGAACAGTCGTGACTAGGGAAATCCAGAGTTTGGAAGACAAAATACTTCTCATACATCATTATTTTACGACAGTGCTCAGGGGCTTTCTTCCTTAGACTGGCCCCACGTGGAAGGGCTGCTATTTTAGGTAGGCTCTTGAAGGCCACTGTAGTATAGTGCAATATACtgctgattctgttttttttttttttttttttttgaaaatggaagcCTGCTTTTATTGATGCACACATTGACGGACTTGCGATTGGAAGGGGTGGTGACGTTAACATGACTGGTGGTTAACGCAACGGAAACATGAGGGCAGGAGATGGCTTTGCAGGGACATGATGCCTTCATAAGTTAGGGAAACGGACTGCTAGCTGGCTGCCCTTTCATTTCATGTTCTTCACAAACTCCTCTCCCTTTTTGATGGAGGCCTTCAGCTCGGGGATGGCTTCTGCTATCATCTTCTCTTCAGAAGGGGAGATCTTGCCAATGCCTAGATTCTTCTCGATGCCCTTTTTCCCCAGCAGTAATGGTGTGGAGAAATAGGCACAGTCTGCTTCCTGGGATTTAACAAAGGAACATTCGAcaactccttccttcccattcatTGCATCCACAAGGGAGAAGACAAACCGAGCTCCAGCGTATGCCATGGACAGGGTGGCAGAGCCTGCTCCAGCTTTGGCCTTCACCACCTCCGTGCCGGCCTCCTGAATCCGCCCAGTGACGGCTGTCAGCTGGTCCTGGGGAAGGTCCACCTTGGGAGTGCACTGAGATATCAGGGGGATGATGGTCTTCCCGGCATGACCGCCAATGACAGGAACATTGACTCGCGCGGGATCCAAACCCTTTAGTTCTGCAATGAAAGTGTTGGCCCTGACAATGTCCAGGGTCGTCACCCCGAAGATTTTATTGGGGTCGTAAGCTCCGTGTTTCTTGAAAACCTCTGTTGCAATTGGGATGGTGGAGTTGACCGGATTTGAAATGACGCAGATCATGGCCTCGGGGCAATGCTGGGCGCAGGCAGCAGTCAGGGTGGCCACAATTGAGGCATTGGTGTTGAACAGGTCATTCCGTGTCATGCCTGGTTTTCTTGGGACTCCAGCTGGAATAACCACCACATCGCAGCCTTTGAGGCAATCCGGCAGCTGCTCAGGTCCAAGGTAGCCTTTCACGGTTGCTCTGGTCTCGATGTGGCTCAGATCTGCGGCCACTCCGGGTGTATGAGCAATATCGTAGAGGGTCAGGCGGCTCACTAAGGGGCTGTTCTTGAGAAGCAGTGCAAGGGGCTGCCCAATTCCTCCGGAAGCCCCAAGCACAGCTACTTTAGCATTGTTCTGGGCCGAGGTGCTGAAGCTGCGGTGGAGAGCGGCGCCGGCAGGGCGGGCGAGGGCGGAGAGCGTGGTTGGTTGgagtgggcagggagccctgattctgtttttataaattatttggttGCTATTTAACTTATGGTAAGAATGATTCACAAATGGCAGCTCTTTTCTTCTAGAATCAATGACTGTCAGGGGTTGTCAAACTTGAGCATGTGTAAGCATCACCAGCAAAGCttgctaaaaatgcaaattcctggcTTCTTTCTCAACAAGGCTTATTCCCTACATACCAGGTGATACTGACAGATCTGCATTTGGAGAGATCAGTTTAAAATACACGAGgacttgggcagcctggtggctcagcggtttagcaccaccttcgatccagggtgtgatcctggagacctgggatcaagtcccatgtcgggctccctgcatggagcctgcttctccctctctctctgcctgtgtctctgcccaccccaccccccgtgtctttcatgaatgaataaataaaatattttttaaataaaataaaatacaccagAACTGATAtgtcatatcagataaaggactagtatccaagatctataaagaacttatcaaactcaacacccaagaagcaatccaatcatgaaatgggcagaagacatgaaccgaaatttctccaaagaagacatacacatggccaacaagcacatgaggaaatgttccacatcacttgccatcagggaaatacaaatcaaaaccacaatgagataccacctcacaccagtgaaaatggtgaaaattaacaagacaggaaacaacaaatgttggagaggatgtggagaaaagggaaccctcttgcactgttggtgggaatgtgaactggtgcagcccctctggaaaactgtgtggaggttcctcaaagagttaaaaatagagctacccttcaacccagcaattgcactactggatatttaccctaaagatacagatgcagtgaaaagccaagacatctgcaccccagtgttcacagcagtaATGAAaggagccaaactgtggaaggagccatgatgtccttcaacagatgaatggataaagatggtatggtctatatatacaatggaatattactcagccatcagaaaggacaaatacccaccatttgcttcaacatggatggaactagagggcattatgctgagtgaaataagtcagtaggagaaggacagtcatcagatggtttcactcatatggaatataagaaatagtgaagggattataagggaaaagaggggaactgagtggggaaaattagggagggagacaaaccttGAGAgtctcccaactctgggaaacaaacaaagggttgcggaagaggaggtgggcgaggggttgaggtaactgggtgatgggcactgaggagggcacatgatgagatgagcactggctgttatactatatgttgacaaattgaacttttaaaaatgtaaaaaaataaatgtatccatttctgggaaaaataaagatgtgaaaggacaaaaataatacaatacaatacaccacaccacaccacaccacaccacaccacaccacaccacaccaggactggggcgcctgggtggctttgttagttaagcacctgccttcagctcaggtcatgatcccagagtcctgggattgagcttccCCACTGctcatcaggaagtctgcttctctcccttgctcatgctctctcagtctctgtcaaataaataaataaaatctaaaatataatatGCCAGGATtaggatttaaatatattttttgactttttttatttttttatttcttgacattTAATGGTAGAATTAGTTTCTAGTTTAGGAAATGAATACCCAAAACACATTAGATTACTGGTGTTATGAGTCAAGCATAAGAGCAATGTTCCTGATGTTTCTTATTGTAATTAGAGGGTAGGACAAACATTTGATTATTTGGATTGATTAGTGTATAcattcataattatttatttatttattttttaaattttttcataataattttttttaaccaggaagGGACGATAGGACCTGAAGTATAATTAAATCTATAGTATCAGCTATATCTCTTAAGTTTTATACCCATTggacagtttgtttgtttgttttaaataagccCTGCATGGAGTCCAAGTTGGGGCttgatcatgaccctgagatcaagactcagatgcttaaccgactgagccacccaggcaccccagacagtgatcatttttatttttggcttagaATGAGGTTTTCAACCTTGGCAGTAATGACATTTAGAACCAGATAATTCTTGCTATAAGAGACTGTGCTGTGCTTTATGAGATGTTTAGCAACACCTCTCCAGATAGAGCAACCCaactgtctccagacattgccaaatggcCCTGGGGGTGGAAAGAGAGCAAAATCACCATACACACCCCGGTTGAGAATCACTGGCTTAAACTACATGTAATAACAATTGAAGTTCCAgagttttctttcccatttcactATAATGTTGTAGAAATTAAATCTCTAGAACAGATGAGATACTCTTCAGTGGCCTAAAGCTTACAAAATCTTACACACATTTTGACCTATTCAAATGGCTTTATGCAGAGAAAATGACAACACACTTCAGCTAACCTCatattccatttgttttcatgACCTTTTTAAATGTTAGCTGTGGGAATGGTACAAGGGTTAGACCCTTCTAGTCTTCCAAGTATTGGATCATCACCTAGATCTGCTATGGATGGCTATTCATGGAAATTCTAGTTTGCATAATTGCATTCTATGTGGGTCCTTTTTAAACTATTTACCAATAACAGTTTCCTGAAGGACTCATGTGCTGAGTCAGCAGGGAACAGGTACAGGTCATATCTTATCTCAGAAGCTGTGGCTCCTCCTTTGGTCCTCCATTTTGTAGAAGTCTTGTAATCTTCCCACTGAGAGATGTTACGTAGAATGTTTTATAGCACCACCTCACAATGGCTGCTGCAAAGAGTAGTTTTTGTTCTCTTCTGGCTAGCATTTAATTGCAGAGCTCTTTAATATCTGTGGCACTTTCCCCGCCACGTATGGGCAGTACATGGCAGAGTGCCCGGTAAGACATGTGAGCATCAAATAGTAGCCAGCATGTCAGGTGTGTGTTTCTGAGGCTTCCCCTAGCTGGCGTACATTTTGTATGGTATAAATTCTCAAGATTGTGGGGGACAGCAAAGATAATTACTAAGGTATCAGTGTTAATTACCCTAGGTAATTACCAGGCATCAGGGGACACATGAAACTATGAAGTGCCCTTGTTTGCAATAGAACCCCTGCCTCATTTAAGGGCAGGGAAATGATTAGTGCATAAGTTTTAGCAGCCACCCTGATTGTATGCTGTCTCTCAGAGCTCACCcagccctttcctttttttttttttttttttaagattttatttattcatgagagacacagagagagagagaggcagagacacaggcagagggagaagcaggctccattcagggagcctgatgcaggacttgatcatggcactctagaatcatgccctgaaccaaaggcagatgctcaacctctgagccacccaggcatcccatcactCAACTCTTTCCTATCTTAGCTGTTCAGTAAACCAGACCAAGGAGACAATGCTCCTTCAGTGCATACAATGCTCCCAACACTTTACACTGATACCTCATTCAGTTCCCACTACTGTTTGAGACCATTGGCAGaacccctattttacagatgaggtcatGCCTCCATTGTAATATTATGGACATTAAGTGATTTGCTCAGATTGGCTCCTATACTAAAGGCAGTAATaggggattcaaacccagatctgctGACAGACCTGGCTTCCTTCACAGTTGCTTCTGAGTTGTTAGGATTTAGGTCTTCTAGTGGCCCTTTACACATGCTAATTACTTCTGACTGCCTGGTAGAGAGCAGCTAGCTTTGGTGGGAGCAGGGCCTGGAGGTAGGGACATACTAACCCTCCTCTTCTGGGTTTGAACTTAGAGACCAGCCATTTAATGGGGTAGAGTGCTAAAGGTTCAGATTCCTGGGCTTCCTCATGTGAGTTATTTTGTATCCagggagggaattttttttttaaagataatatttaccAGGTAATCATTccagatattaaaaatagattaaaattacaattttttttgttttttttttttacaatttgatTTAAAGTCTTTCAGTTAGAATGTGAGAAAACCTTAGCTATTATTTAGGGTGAGTAGGTTGTTAAAGTGTGTTGTGAAAGACTAATTGTTCTTATCCAAGTATTTAACCCCTCTCCACTCTTCACTTCCTTATGCAACCAAAGTGTAATCCCCCTTGAAGGATTTTATGAATACCTTGGGTAGTTTTTGAAATCGAAGTTCCTGATGGTATTTGTGTAGGTATTGTAAGTCTAG
This DNA window, taken from Canis lupus familiaris isolate Mischka breed German Shepherd chromosome 22, alternate assembly UU_Cfam_GSD_1.0, whole genome shotgun sequence, encodes the following:
- the LOC102152275 gene encoding malate dehydrogenase, mitochondrial-like isoform X1, translating into MESFPSRPPAEPATNSSTFCHASHFNGGTFSRAEIIDSRRKELPFVNHSYHKLNSNQIIYKNRIRAPCPLQPTTLSALARPAGAALHRSFSTSAQNNAKVAVLGASGGIGQPLALLLKNSPLVSRLTLYDIAHTPGVAADLSHIETRATVKGYLGPEQLPDCLKGCDVVVIPAGVPRKPGMTRNDLFNTNASIVATLTAACAQHCPEAMICVISNPVNSTIPIATEVFKKHGAYDPNKIFGVTTLDIVRANTFIAELKGLDPARVNVPVIGGHAGKTIIPLISQCTPKVDLPQDQLTAVTGRIQEAGTEVVKAKAGAGSATLSMAYAGARFVFSLVDAMNGKEGVVECSFVKSQEADCAYFSTPLLLGKKGIEKNLGIGKISPSEEKMIAEAIPELKASIKKGEEFVKNMK